The nucleotide window CTGCCTGAGGAACCCACAGCTGGATGGGAGGCCCCTTGGTCCCCCCTCACGCACCTTTGGGGTGACACCCTGCTATGAGGGCACACTGGAGAGCGGGGTCTTCTTTGCTGTGGATGGCGGGTCCATCACCCTAGGTACCaacagcagcctgggctgcctcccacagccctgggactGGGTGGAACATATCCTGTGGGAATCCCCTTGTCCCTCTCCTCACCAGTGGCATTTCTCTTCCAGCTAATGCAGTGGTGACAGAGCAGGACTTGGAGGTGACACTGGAGGTGCGTCCCCGCAGCACCTCTGGCCTCATCTTCCACATCGGCACGAGGAGAAGCCACTATCTCCTGCTGTACATGGAGGAGACCAAGGTAGTGGGAGGGTGCCTTCCCCACAGGTTTTCAGAAGCAGTGTCCATCTTCTGCCTGTCCCACTCTGCTCACTGGGCTCTGCCGGGTTTGTCTCACTCAGGTCACTGTGAGAGCAAATGCTGGGGCTGACGAGTTCTCTGCGTCGGTGACATGCCCATCTCTCTGTGACGGGCAGTGGCACACCATCGCAGGTGAGGTGACAGCCACTGCTTGGCTCTGGGACCCTGCCCCACTCCTGCTTAGCCTACACCTCCTGGGGAAGCCCAGGGCCCTTCCTCGGGTATTTAAACCCCAGCCCCACCTGTATGCATTTAATTTGGGAGATTGTAGCTACCATTAAGTAATTTCTTAATTCATAAAAGTCCTTGCCTGATCTTAGTGCTGTCAGATCTGGTGGGCAGGAAAGACTGTTTTTCCAGGTCATGGAGCAGCCAGTGAGGACAAGGATGTCCCCGTGGGACTGgctccatccaggactgtcaTGTCCTGCTGAAAGTGGAAGCCCAACTTGCTTTGGTGTTGAGTGGGTCCAGGGGGCTCAAAGCCCACAGCTGGGAGGAGGGATTGCGGGATTCACACCTGTACAGCAAACTCAGCCATGAATGTAGCTGGTACTGAGCAAGTGCTGAGGTTTTGCATCAAGCTCTTTTTGGGGCTCGGGGTCAGTAGttttgctctgctccagcactggaCTGAGCCAGAGGGTGGAGATGGACTTGCTCCCTGGGTAAGGAAGCAACACTgactgttggttttttttgaagttaCCAAATGGAAAAACATAATCCAAATTGATGTGGACACAGAAGGCAACCACACAGTGGGACCCAGCCAGCGTCCTGCACCCAGCACAAGGGCGACCTTCTCCATGGGAGGGCTGCCAGGTGAGTTGGGAAAGGCGCGCTCCAGAACAAAATACCCCAAAGCCAAGTGAGATACTCTTCCTGGTGCAAAGAAGAGGTACTTAATCCCCTGCCCTGTTATGAGCCAGACTAATGCCTGCTTTTCCTTGTTCAATCTGCAGAGACAGACAAGGCCAGTACAGGGCTGCTGTTACCTCCCCTCCCTCATTACGTGGGCTGTGTAAGGAACCTGCTGATTAACCGGAGGCACGTGGACCTGCCGGGAGCCGGGACTACGAGGGGCTCCGTGGGCCTGAAGGGCTGCCCCATGCtgtaagtgccacatccatgcCCAGCCTGAGTGACACAACGCTGCTCCAGGTCCCGGTGTCACCACTCGATGGCATCGACCgtgctcagacacacttgaattCCAGTGACTGCAGGCACAAGTCTGGGCCACACCAGAAGGGCCACGAATCcaaggggaaggagggcaggggaggacggctggggagaagggggcACTTTGGGGACATGTTTCACAGATAGAACCAACAAGTCGGAGTGGGATGTGGCGACAGGCAAGTCCTTCCCTGGTGGTGAAGCATCTGCAGCAGGACTTGTGCTGCCACGTGGCTCGTGGTGGGAGCGACTGCCCGTGACAGAGCGTGGGCTGGAGCACACGGCAGCGTGTCCTGGATCCTGTTCCCTTCACCCCACACTCACAATGCACATAGATTTAGTTCACAGAACACTCAAGGCTATTAATAAACTGTCACAGACTGTCTGCTGATAAAGGCTGCAGGCAGTTTCTGTTTTATCATAAATGCAATTAGGACAAACTGGATTAATTCTGtcagttttgtggttttataaGCAAGGGCACATTTAACCTCCCCCCGCCAAGGGCAGTCTCAGCTCACCTGCCACGCTACACTAAGAGCTCTGCAAGGGGGAACTTGGACAAAATTCTGTTCACAGAATTAGCATCTTTTAATCAGAGTAatttataaaaatcaaaagaaaagaacagaatatgCTGGGAGAACTGCTGAGGGAAAGCAGAAACACAACCACCACTGACTCTGCAGTTGCATTCAGCACTGGCAGTACAATGACTAAAGTCCTGTTGTGTGAAGCAAGAAACTATTGCTTGAAAGGGAAGAAATAGAAAGGTTACCTCCACATCTGGCCAGGTGTGCAAGGTGACACCTGGCCCTCACCCACCCTGGCTCCTGCTCGGCCTCCCTCACACCTGGTGTAGTGCAGCCTTCACttgaaaacagctttttttcctcccaagaCACCCAGTTCACTCGTGCACTTACACGtcatttatatatttgtgtgtgtatatatatatatctggcCACTTGGGGACAAAATCTTGCTTCTGAAATGGACTTGTAACTTATATCATTatattgtgggttttttttttatgagggGTAAATATTGTAAAATGGGTTTTTAACATGTCCATCCTAAACAAATGTAATTATGACCTGTTTTTAAAGTTGTAGTATTAAAAGATGGTCTTTGTAAATCACTGGTACATACTTTGGAGTCAAATAAAGTTTTATGTTACTCTCTTTCACTTTACTGGGGAAGAGTAAGGATGAGGCTGATGAGCTGGAACAGGGATAATCAGCATCTCAGGAAGCAACACAATAGGGACTAGTGTACAGATTGGAAAGAACAGTATGGCAGATAAAGAAAATTCCTTTATTTGTAGATTTATAGAAGCATAATATGAAGTTAGTAATCCTACTGCAGTTGTTTAAGTTAGTATCTAGGAATATCTGTAAGGAAGAGCAAATAACTTAATCTAAACTCAtatcttcctcttcatctttcttgtcCTTAGAGTCTCCTTCCTTTTGCTCTGACTTGACACTGTTCTGCATGGCTTTGGCAAAGGCTTCCACATCTAGAAATTAAACATACTGGTTACTGAACTTTGCATTTTCTGGGCCAGACATTATTGTCCACATGAGGTTAAGCTTCATTACTTGGAAAGCAAACAGGTGCTTTAGTATGacttagcaggaaaaaaaatattaaacactTAATACACATCCAGATCTCTCTGACACAGCCAGCACTTTTTACACTTGAACTGTGCATGGGCAGCCTAAGACCAGAGTTCCTGCAGTAATGGAAGGGGTGCTAAAAGCTCATTAGGGAAAAGGGATGTCCCCTACCCCCCAGAGCTATGGGGCTGCGTTTGCTCTTTTCAGATGAATCAGTAAGGACTCCCACAAAAAGGCATTCCTGAACAAGGTGACTGTGACACctctagaaagaaaacaaggccAAGGCTGCTCAGCAAATCTCTGCAGAACTCCCAGTTCTCTGAATCTGTGTCTgacctcactgtgcctgctgggGAACACCCGAAATACCCATCTTTTCCTTGTAAAAATCAGTGCAGAGTCAGCTTTGGACAGTCACATAGAAGCTGATCACACTCCACACTCAGTGGCCAAATAACCCCCAAAAAGCACCACCTCATCCtgtccccaccaccaccagtACTTACCACCTTTATTTGCTGCATCTACTGCCTCTGCAGGTAACCCAAACTGGCTCATTAGTGGGCCCAGCTGTCCTGAAGCTAAGGCAGCACTGAACATGCTCAAAGCCTGTGAATCAGAGTCAACAGCATCAAAATAAAGTTTGCATCCTACAGCATCAGGTGGGTGCTGGGCAATAACCCCAGGAGGAGAGTGGTCCTGTCAGGGCACAGTGGCCACACGCCCGGCTTGGGAACAGATAATCAAATTATAATCAAATTATAATCAAATAATCGCCAATTAAACATCCCTCACTTCTGAGTCTTGGCTGCATGTAGGTTTGCTGCAGTTTCAACTAAAAACAGTAATTTAAGCCACCGAAATTTTGTAAATTGACAAATTTCAATCAATCTGTGTAAATAACTAGTTTACATTGGACTGTAACACACTAGCTTTAATCACACAGTGTCCTGGAATTAAGGACTGGTGTTTCAAGAGGAACAAGGGATGCAGTGCTGTAAACATGAGCATCTCTTCCCTTCAGTCACTTGAAATTACTTTTAAGGAGACTGCTCAAGCCACTCTTTGACAGGGAGTAATGAGTGTGCTGCTACCCCTGTCATTTGCCAGAGAGCATTTATAATAAAGAGAAAGGTAAAGCCCAACtccaaaagaaaaagtaaaatcattCCTATCTGCCTTTGGGTgactgcaggaaggaagaacCAGTGCTCCTTTAAACCATGTCCCTCCTCCTTTCTACTTCTACTGAGCAACTTCCCACTCTGAAAAATGTCAAGGAACCTGTAAAATCAGGAGCATGgtgcaggagggaaggagaagtgCACTTTCCTCCACAGTCAGGCATCTATCTACCTGCTGGAACTGAGGAGACGTCAGGGTGTTCTGGATCTCTTCTGCAGTCTGCGGCAGGGATTCCCCCGAGGGAAGGTAAGGCATCAATCGTTCCTGAACTTCAGCGTTGGCCAGGATGGGAGCCATTATCTCAGGAGTCAGAACAGCTGCCAGGTCCACTAGGAGAAAATAAAGGGTTGGCCATTAGACTATGCACAAAACCACGTGTTTTTGTCATGTAAATCAAATTATCGAGTCTGAGTATTAAAACATAGTTAGCACACTGCCAGcatcctttctccctttctcagcTTTGGAGTGAGAATAAGACTTCAAGCACCAAGAACAgcatcaaaattttaaaaaatttaaaaaaaaagaaccaaaaaaatgGTAAGAGACCTTTCAAACCAGTTTGGAACAGGACAGGACAGTAAAACAGCTCCATAGGATTCCTGGATCCAAAGCTGTCTGGCCAGAACACTGTTACCTTGCTGTCCTCCTGCTCCAGATGGCACATTCATAGTAGCTAAAATGTTCTGAAGGTCACTCAATTGAATGGGCTGGGTTGGGCTTGTGGCTGAGCTGGTTCCATTACCCGAGCTGGGAACGGGGCTGGGACTGGTCACGGAGGCAGCCGCAGGAACGGACGGGGCAGGCGTTACACGGGTGGAAGAAGTCGTGGAAGATGGAGTCACTGCAGCTGACTGGCTG belongs to Pseudopipra pipra isolate bDixPip1 chromosome 17, bDixPip1.hap1, whole genome shotgun sequence and includes:
- the ADRM1 gene encoding proteasomal ubiquitin receptor ADRM1 isoform X2 → MSSGALFPSLVPGSRGSSSKYLVEFRAGKMSLKGSTVTPDKRKGLVYIQQTDDSLIHFCWKDRTSGNVEDDLIIFPDDCEFKRVPQCTTGRVYVLKFKAGSKRLFFWMQEPKTDKDEEHCRKVNEYLNNPPMPGALGGNASGGHELSALGGGLGALTGPGLASLLGSGGPPTSSSSSSSRSQSAAVTPSSTTSSTRVTPAPSVPAAASVTSPSPVPSSGNGTSSATSPTQPIQLSDLQNILATMNVPSGAGGQQVDLAAVLTPEIMAPILANAEVQERLMPYLPSGESLPQTAEEIQNTLTSPQFQQALSMFSAALASGQLGPLMSQFGLPAEAVDAANKGDVEAFAKAMQNSVKSEQKEGDSKDKKDEEEDMSLD